A section of the Chiloscyllium plagiosum isolate BGI_BamShark_2017 chromosome 4, ASM401019v2, whole genome shotgun sequence genome encodes:
- the LOC122549527 gene encoding potassium voltage-gated channel subfamily S member 2-like: MHPGMRAAGGRDSGGPGEELEQEPEAEPEPEPEPEPEPEEIRVNVGGLKQSLRRGSLSRFPDTRLARLLRCHSVDSILQLCDDYDGEEYYFDRNPTLFPRIVDFYRTGELRASGKLCVFSLGQEIEYWGLGTGRSGPDGGDGDPDGDGDGASELGSSSSSLDEVLGFYRDAASYEGRRLGSCRRRLWLMLENPGYNVASRCYSAISILMVLSSIAAMCLHSMAEFRRFAPRFEALEHFCIACFTLELLARLLVSPGAAHFFRRPLNLIDLLSILPFYLTLLADLAMESSPALANLGRVVQVLRLMRIFRVLKLARHSTGLRSLGATLKHSYREVGLLLLYLSVGVSVFSVVAYTIEKEENSALATIPSCWWWATVSMTTVGYGDVVPISIGGKLTASACILAGILVVVLPITLIFNKFSHFYRRQKNLENAMRNCEFDERLAQLPLLNLRDYYADRMKSLMASLNNMSRGTPSEHSINSIL, translated from the coding sequence ATGCACCCGGGAATGAGGGCCGCAGGGGGCAGGGACTCCGGGGGACCAGGGGAAGAGCTGGAGCAGGAGCCGGAGGCAGAGCCAGAGCCAGAGCCAGAGCCAGAGCCAGAGCCAGAGGAGATCCGGGTGAATGTAGGGGGTCTGAAGCAGAGCCTGAGGAGGGGCAGCCTGTCCCGGTTCCCAGACACGCGGTTGGCGCGGCTGCTGCGGTGCCACTCAGTGGACTCCATCCTGCAGCTCTGCGATGACTATGATGGCGAGGAGTACTACTTCGACCGCAACCCAACGCTCTTCCCCCGCATTGTGGACTTCTACCGGACCGGGGAGCTGCGGGCCAGCGGTAAGCTCTGTGTCTTCTCCTTGGGCCAGGAGATTGAGTACTGGGGCCTGGGGACGGGGAGGTCTGGCCCGGACGGGGGTGATGGTGACCCGGACGGGGACGGGGATGGTGCCAGTGAGCTGGGCAGCAGCAGCTCCTCCCTGGACGAGGTGCTCGGTTTCTACCGCGACGCGGCTAGCTACGAAGGCCGGAGGTTGGGCAGCTGCCGCCGGCGCCTGTGGCTGATGTTGGAGAACCCCGGCTACAATGTGGCAAGCCGCTGCTACAGCGCCATCTCCATCCTGATGGTGCTGAGCTCCATCGCTGCTATGTGCCTACACAGCATGGCCGAGTTCCGGCGCTTCGCCCCCCGCTTCGAGGCCCTCGAGCACTTCTGCATCGCCTGCTTCACTCTGGAGCTGCTGGCACGCCTGCTGGTGTCGCCGGGTGCTGCGCACTTCTTCCGCCGACCCCTCAACCTCATCGACCTGCTGTCCATTCTGCCCTTCTATCTGACACTGCTGGCCGACCTGGCCATGGAGAGCAGCCCGGCACTGGCCAACCTGGGCCGAGTGGTGCAGGTCCTGCGGCTGATGAGGATCTTCCGTGTTCTCAAACTAGCGCGGCACTCCACGGGCCTCCGATCGCTGGGGGCCACCCTGAAGCACAGCTACAGGGAGGTGGGCCTGCTCCTCCTCTACCTCTCCGTCGGAGTGTCTGTCTTCTCCGTGGTGGCCTACACCATCGAGAAAGAAGAGAATTCAGCCCTGGCCACCATCCCGTCCTGTTGGTGGTGGGCCACAGTCAGCATGACCACCGTGGGCTATGGTGACGTGGTGCCCATCAGCATCGGGGGCAAGCTGACGGCATCTGCGTGCATCCTGGCCGGGATCCTGGTGGTCGTGCTGCCTATCACGCTCATCTTCAACAAGTTCTCCCACTTCTATAGGCGCCAGAAGAATCTGGAGAATGCCATGAGGAACTGCGAGTTTGATGAGCGCCTCGCCCAGCTGCCTCTGCTCAATCTCCGGGACTACTATGCGGACAGAATGAAGTCCCTCATGGCCAGTCTGAATAACATGAGCAGGGGTACACCCAGTGAACACAGTATAAACTCAATACTTTAA